The Acidobacteriota bacterium genomic interval CCCGAGTGTGCGATGAAACCGGCCAGTTACGCCGCTTCATCAACCTTTATCTCGATGGCGAAGACATTCGCTTTCTGGACAATTTAGCGACGCCGCTTCCAGATACGGCTGAGGTCGCCATTATTCCGGCCATTGCTGGAGGGTAAAACAGGGCTCAGGGCAATCAAAGGGATGAGGGATGAAGGATGAGGGATGAAATAAAACCAATTCTTCAGCCGCTTTCTTCAGCCCTCAGCCCTCAACCCCAAGCCCAAAGTTTTTTGGAATTCAATATGCACACACACACATCACACAATCTGGTTGTTTTGAAATTTGGTGGGACTTCGGTCAAAGATGCCCGTGCGATTCAGGCCGCGGCTGAAATTGTGGCCAGTCGGCGCGACTGCCACCCGGTTGTAGTGGTTTCAGCTCTGGCCGGAGTAACTGATGGATTGTTAAAGCTGGCTCACTCAGCGGTAGATGCACCATTGGCCACGACTCTAAAAACATTGAAACAATTGGAGGTACGGCATTTAGAGGTGCTTCGCGAGTTGACGGGGCGTGCCCCTTGCCTGGCGGCACAATTGTTTCGGCAGGAATATGAAACACTCCTTGAATCCAAATTTGCTGAACTGGAGTTGTTATTGTGTTCAGTGGCGACATTGGGTGCCTGCACACCAATTCATCAGGATGCCATTGTGGCCTTTGGTGAACGACTCAGTTCTGTTTTGGTGACGGCGG includes:
- a CDS encoding MoaD/ThiS family protein; this translates as MAQSILIPTLLRQLTGGSEVIQLQAATVGEALTTLDSQFPGFRARVCDETGQLRRFINLYLDGEDIRFLDNLATPLPDTAEVAIIPAIAGG